The genomic window GCAGTACATCATTGAATTGTATGCGGAAAGCGACGGGTACTACTTTTGGGCACGTCGTGCACGCCTTACCCCTTTCGTGTCGTCTAGCCCAAAGAAGAACCCATGCGCTTGGCCGTTACCGAGCAGGGCAGGCACACAGGACTCAAATGGCTAACCCTATTTAAATGGTCATCCTGAACTAAATTCTCTTGTCGGTATCCCATCCACAAAATGCTTCCACTCTACTTAAACAGTCATCCTAACTAAATTCCTTTGTCGGTATTCCATACAGACAAAATGCTATAATTCCCTTCCTATAAAGCAACCCATGCAGCGCATCCAACCCAGGCAAAGTATGATGGCAATAATCTCGTAAAGCTAACTAGCATGCATGAGTAAAGAACTGTGACTTGCGAAACATCAGAACATCATCGATTGCAGTTTACATGAACAGCGCACCAGGACTCTAACAGTACCAATTCACATTCAGTCCTAGGCACTTGATTTAAGCGGATTTCTCCTCTTTGAGCAAATCGGGTAGAAATAAAATGAAACTAGTAGCACAAATGTCCTAATAGGCTAATATGCACAAGTGAATCCAGATTGTTCACTACGAATAAGTCGTGATGGCAATAATCTCATGAAGCCAAGTAGCAGGCATGAATAAAGAGCAAACAtcagaacattgattataattcaTATGAACAGTACGCCAGGACTAAGACAACACATCTTCACATTCAGTCCTAAAGCACTTGATTTAAACAAATTTCTCCCTAGGATCATCTCTTCTGTTTGAGCAAATTAGGCAGAAATAGAACGAAACTAGCACAAATGTTCTAAGCGAACCCAGATTGCCAACTACACCCAGGTACTGCAGGAAAACCATAAATATATAGCATTACTTAAACAGATGCATCTATCACTTTTCAAAAACCATAAAAATGCGTTATCAGGAGTAATGAAAGATATGCGGCTAGCCACGCACATCGAGCATGTCGGACGTCATGATCTGGTTGGAAAAGTGCCATCCGGATCTGGCAGGACATCATTGAATTATATGCGGAAAGCGACAAGTAGTACACAGGACTCAATTGGCTAACCCTGCTTAAATGGTCAACCTGAACTAGATTCTCTTGTCGGTACCCCGTCCACAAAACGGCTTAACCCTACTTAAACAATCGTCCTTACGAAATTCCTTTGTGGGTATTCCGTCCAGACAAAATGCTATATATTATAATCCCTTTCCTATATGCGGCGCATCCAACACCGACAAATTATGATGCCAATAATCCCGTAAAGCTAAGTAGCACGCACGAGTAGAGAACTGTGACTTGCCAAATATGAGAACATCACCAATTACAATTTACATCTACAGTACACCAGGCAGCTAAAAAACACAGTACATCAGAACAGCACTTGACAGTAGCAAATCTCTCCATAGGATCATCTCCTCTTCTGTTTGAGCAAGTTAGGCGGAACTATCACAAATGTTGTAACCGAATCCAGTACCCAGCTAGCTACCGAAACATGGAGCCGGCATGGCAGTGAGAGTGAGATCTGCGGCTGCTGCGGGGGGGGGAAGACGGGGCGTGCGCGCACCTGCTTGATGTCGCGGAAGAGCTGGTCGGTGTGGCGGCCGTGGAGGGAGTTGATGGCGCGGCCGAAGAGGTGGAGGTAGACAACGAGCGCAACGCCGTGGGCGGCGGCCGCGGCGCCGCCCGCGGCCATGAGCGCCCAGTCGAGGCGGTCGGCGCAGGCGAAGAGGCGCTTGAAGGGCACCGccgcgggcggcggctcggggtcCTCGCCCTCGGCcccctcgtcgtcgccgtcgccgtcctcgGGGCCCGCGCCGCCGTCGGGGTGGCGGGGCGGGCCGTCGCCGCCGGGGCCGCCGACGCCGAATGCGTCGGCGGCGTAGGGCGAGGGCGACTCCGGCGGCTCGGAGGTCTCGGAGACCGGCGTGAGCGGCTGCACGTGCGGCGGGGACCAGCCGAACAGCCCCCGCGACACCATGCCCGGCTAGGGTTCGGGCCGCTGCGCCGGGCTGGGGCGACCGGAGGAGTCTGTGCCGGGTGGCTGGCCAACGGCTACTGGGTNNNNNNNNNNNNNNNNNNNNNNNNNNNNNNNNNNNNNNNNNNNNNNNNNNNNNNNNNNNNNNNNNNNNNNNNNNNNNNNNNNNNNNNNNNNNNNNNNNNNNNNNNNNNNNNNNNNNNNNNNNNNNNNNNNNNNNNNNNNNNNNNNNNNNNNNNNNNNNNNNNNNNNNNNNNNNNNNNNNNNNNNNNNNNNNNNNNNNNNNNNNNNNNNNNNNNNNNNNNNNNNNNNNNNNGgtcgcgggcggcggtggcggtggcggtggcggcgggggatttGAATGGGGCGGGTGGTGGTGGGCGGGGTTGGTTGGGCGGTCGGCTGCGGTCGGTCAAACGGGCGGGGCGGGGGGGAGATGCTGGCGGAATGAATGGCGAGGGCGACGGGGGCTCGGGCGGCCGTGGcgtctcgccggcggcggcgggaggtggcgGGGAATGCGGCGGGGCGGCCGGATCGGGGCGGCGTGAAGAGTGGGGTTCAGTTCCGCTCCGCTCTACTCTACTGTGAACGAACTCCAGTTCCAGTTCCAGTTCCAGTCCAGGGGAGTCCAGGCTGGCTGGCTTTGCTGGCTCTTTGCCATTTTCGCACGGAGGCCCTTGAGGCGCCGCAGTTTCGCAGGCGCACCCCGCCACGCACCCCCtcggttagggcatctccaacggcaaccatCGGATGGGGCATCGCCGAATGTCCGGACACGCTCAGATGTGTCCGCGGACGGCACAACCATGTCCATCCAATCAGAGTTGCCGGTAAGCCAAATGGACCTAGGGGGAAGAAGGTTTTTTTTTTCAGGGGTAGGGGGAAGGAGACGAGTGGGGGCGGGCGTGCAGGCTCGCCCGAAGCCACATAGTTTGAGAACAGGTTGTGAGCCTCAAACGTCCCAATTGCACCGCGGGCATTTAATGACCTACACTTGAGGTCTAAAAGTGTTGGGACTAGTCCGGTACGGATGCCCTTCAAACAAGATAGTCGGAAATAATATTGTTGGCATTACAACCAAATAGTCGAAAACAAGCTCGGATAGATCGTTATGCGCATGCTCCGCATCTGTGCCATCTTCCATGCACGGGGAGGGCCTTGGCGACGGATGCGGATGCGGGTGCGGATGCGAGATAGGTGGAGCATGCCTGTGTAAAGATGCCCTCGGGTGGTTTATTTATGTTTTAGTCCTGTTtatcacagctccaaaagtcttgaaaggAACCTCGAGTCATGATTACTGTGAGTTGGCTTGATTGCATATAGAAATATAAGGTACTACTAGTCCAGGGCGCGGGGCAACCTGCGGCTGAGATGGCGTGAGCATGTTTGACCGACGGCTGCGATGGCGTGTGCTGTGACGGGCAGATATAAATAGATCGATAGATACAGCTCTGGCTTTGCTGCTAGATTCCAGCACTAGAGCCACACAGCTCCTCGTATGCTTCAGATTACATTACACTACGGACAAGCAAAAGAGAAAAACAGTACCAATATCAGCAATCCCGTGTTTTGGACAAGGTAAAACAACACATATTTCCAAGTTTTGGACAAGGTAAAACAGCGCATATAATATAAGAGACCTTTCTCTGACATACAAAATGACCGCCGCTTACTCACATTATGAGCTTCCTTGATGAGACGGCAAGACACATGGCATACAAGACAGGAATGGCTAATCCCAGACCTGCCCTTGCATGCAAAGGTAACTGTCAAAAGTATAGAAGCTAGGAAACGCTATAGAAACTAGCTAGTGCCAACAAAATGTCTGATGCAAAACGGCGGGCAGGTCAACAAAGGTATAACGGAGTCGCAGCATCAACCATCTCAACTGGATTTAGAAGTTCCTTCTGCCTCCTCCGCTGTTTCTGTGATCCCCTGAAGGAGTTCCTTCGGAATTGCAGCTGGGTCTACCTCATAGCTACCTTTGGGGACGTTTGGAGCTTCTTCCCCCGACAACCTATAGAAGGGGACCTGATGTGAAAACCGAAACATCTCCTCTTTTGGAATCCTCTTGATGACGTTCCGGTTCTGGTGACGCTGAAAAACTGTCCGAAATCCAGTAACCTTAACCAAGGGAATTACAGAGATTCCATGATCTTCGTCATAATCATCCAGTACCTCAACCAGATCATAGACATGCAGCACATTATCTGGAGTATCTCCATCCCATTCAGGGGACCAGTTTCGGTACAAAGCCCAGATATCGCCTTCCCGTGGGTAAACTTTGACCACCCCACGTGGGCCTTTCTCCCATTTAATCTGGTGAGAGAACATGTTGACCACATCACAGATTTCATGTTTGGCAATCCTGAAATCACCACACGTCTTTGCAAAGCCAGAAGAAACCCAACTCAATGGTCCAAATTCACTATTCGTCTTCGACTCGAGGTAACTTATTTTGACCTTAAACGGGTTCAAGGAGATAACTTTCTGAATAAATGTGTAGAAACGAGGCATGCCATCATCATCGTCGTATGAAGCCCAAATTTGATCACTCTGAAAACATTCCTCGGTACGATCCTTATCAAAATCATGGAAATCAGGATCAGGAACAGTATAAGACATAGGGTCCTCATCTTCATTTCCAGCAGCTGTGCTATCAGTAGAACCATTGCTATTAGCAGAACCATTCTCCTCTGGATCCACACAAACATCTTTCTTTGCAGTAGAATCAACTGTTGCTTTGCTAACCTCAACATATTTCTTGCTTGCTGGACCATCAACAGTAACTTGGATTGGCCTACTTCGTATCTCACTTAGCTTCTCCTTCAAATCGCTCTTCATCTTGTCAATCAAAATTCTCTTAAGATCTGACTTGGAGAAAATCTTAGTTACGCTGAGCCGAGTAACAGGCCTGGGCTTCCAAGTGGGCACACCATTAACAATCTGAAACTCAAAGGCATTGTTGGTTGAAAATGGTATAGTTCCAACTGGCATTCTAGCAAATTGGGCCCATGGACCTGAGGGAATGGATGAACCAACTCCAGCATCAGTTCTCATCTTCTTTCCAAATGCAGTATCGCACATTGACACATCTGCTTGCCTTTTTAGAGGATTGTGCTTCCTCTGAAAAGCTTCTTCCCTTCTTGCTACTGCTTGtgcctcctccctctctctcttaaCTTTCTCATATGTCTGATGAACCATATTAGCAGCTTGAGCCGCAGCAGATGATGATGCAGTAGCACTGGCTGCACCAGCTGCCCTTGAGAATGGACCCCACTGAAATTTTCTCCCAGTGCTTGCATCTTGAGGTGCACCACTGATGTTTGAGCCCCGTACTGCATGAACATCCTCAGTTGGTGGCACCGGTACCTCTTTTGCAAGGAATGGGTCGCGGCAGCTAGGGCAGAGAAGAGTATGATTTATATACACTCTGAGATATTCAAAATTCATCTTGCATTTGTTGCATGAGGTCCAAAATGTGTCCTTCATTGCTGGAggtggagcaggagcaggagcctgATGATGAGGAGGCGGGCGCTGTGGGGGCGGGGGCGGGCGCTGGCGCGCTGCAGATGTTGTTGACCCTGTCTTTGGCTTGTTTGCTCTTGGCTTGAAAGCAGGTGATTTGGCTGCGAAATTCTGGAAGCCATTGGTTGCACCTTGAGTTGCACTTGTCCTATTTGATTGGGCTGTCTTCTGTTGTAGTACAACTACTTTCCTTTTTTGATCATACAACAGTCTCTTGGTTTTATCAGATAACACAGTCCATGCCTCTTTAACCAACTGGAAGGCACCCTCAGCGCCCACTGATTTGTTCTTGTCAGGATGGAGTAGAAGTGCCATCTTCCTGTACTGCTTCTTCACAGTTTCATCATCTGCTGACTTGTCCACAGAGAGGATAGAGTAATAGTCATTCTCACCAGCAACCTTCAGTTCTGAGGTAAGGTAAACATCAAAGGTGATGATCATCTGCATAATGCCCTCAAGATCCGGAAAGAGAGACTTGGCCTTGAGTGCGAATTTCTTGGCACCCTGCAGGTCCTTGGATTCAAACTTCCTCTCTGCAATTTGCTTCGCCCTAAGGGCCTCATCCTTGTTGCACTCCATTCCGTCGCAGGTCAAGAAGGTACAAACAGCAGGCACGCTTTCACAGTGTACTTGGAGAAATACCAGACCTCAGAGCCACGCCCTCTCGTCCACCAATCAGCGTCGAGCACGTGGCCAGTTTTAAAGCCCTGCCCAAAAAAGGGAACCAATGTTACCAAAAAAATCATATACGACAAATAGATAaagatttttaaaaaaaaaatacagCCCTCTCGTGAATGACAGGAATTATAAACTAGTGCATGGACGACAGATATAAATGCTCAGGATCAATTGAAGATACAAAATTGTCGTATAATAACAACCATCCTGGGGCACAATGGGTGAGGACGCAGCACCGCATTAAGGGTGTGCAAGACCAAGTGCAGATTCAGAAATTTACAGTAACCGTCTTATCAGACATAACTGTAAATGCGCATAACTGAAACACTACCGTAGCATGCAACGGACAACACGTCACGGAATGAAGGACCAATAGAATTGAAAGATAGAGAACATCATACCGACAAAACAGAGAACCAATTAAAAGATACAGGCAGGGTGCCGACAAAACCAGCGTGGCTGGAATTACAACTACACAGAGCTCAACTTAGGCCTAGTACGAAACATAGTAAATTTACTCGGAGAAATATCAGACCTCCAAGCCCTGCAATATCTTTCAGCAATCAGCGTCGAGCAAGTGACCATACAAGAAGCTTCCAAGCCCTGCCCAAAAGGGAACAAATGTTACCAAAAATGGTatagaacgaatggattaaaaaaAAACTTGTACAAATACAGCCCTCCCCGGCATGATAGGAATTATAACTACACAAAACTAGTGCATGAACGGCGCACATAAATGCTCAGAATCAATTGAAGATACAAAATTGCCGTATAATAACAAATCAAAAATGGCGCACAATGGGTGACGACACAACACCGCATTAAGGGTGCAAGACCAAGTGCAGATTCAGAAATTTACAGTAACCGTCTTCAAAACAGATGTAACTGTAAATGCGCATAACTGAAACACTCCCGTAGCGCGCAACGGAGCGACAAAACGAAGGTCCAATTAAAAGATGCAGACAGGGTAACCGACAAAACCGACAAAACTTTGCGCGCGACCGGCGAAACGGCAGAATTCGCCGGAATAActtgaaccctaaccctaaccctagctagcGCGCGCAGGCGAACCCGCCAAGAGGGCGCAGGGCTCCGGGCAGGGCTGGGGAATTCGGTGTAACTGACGGAAACTGATCTTTTTCTGCAGAATTCGTTCAGCACAGCAGAACACATCGGGAGCCGGAGCATCACTTGAACCGAGCCCGGAGCTACCGCGGAAACAAACTGCTAGAACTACTCTACGGCGCAGCGGCGAATTGCCTTCGTTTGGGAAAAACGGGGATTTTTCGTTCGGGTCGGAGCagagcagcggcggccggagcggcggcCCGGGGCGGATCTAGGCGGCGGGCAGGGCGTGCTGGCTTCGAGGAGGCTGGTCCGGGACTACTAAGCGACCAGCCGCCGGAGGAGCGGATGGTGGCCGGAGCTACCTCGGAGACAAATGCCCGAAATTCAGGGGCGCCGCCGCTGAAGCCCCAGGGCGTGGAGGggtgggtgctcggcggcggctcGGGGGTGAGCTTGCGGcgcggggagggagggaggggcggaGGGGGAGGAGCGGGGTTATACCGGCGGAGGGGACGGAGGAGAGGAGAGACGGCGGAGGGGACGGAGGAGGATCTAGATTCCCGGGAACATTTCTCCTCGGGTGTGTTGGGCCATGGATTTGTTTTTTTGATTGATTCAAGGGAACCTACCCAACCCAACCCTAGCTTAATCTAGGGAACCCAACCCAAGGGTCTGGTTAGGATTTAACCATGGGTGAGTCAagtgtggtgggtgggtgggggttGGGTGGGACACTCTAGGGGTGTCTTTTGGTTGTCCACAAAAGTTCAACCAAGTCCGGTGTGTGCAAGATTTTTTCGATGTCGGGCTGTTTGGTTGTCCACAAACACTATTGGGCCTGCACATCACGTTCCTTCAAGCATCCCTGAGCCTAGCTCACTAGAAATTGCCGACTCACTAGAAACAGTCGAATCGGCAGTTTCTAGCGAGCCAGGCCCGAGCGATGCGAGGAAGCGCGCTACGGTGGCTTGCTGGAAATGTGTTAGCAGTTAATCACCTTATCCCCTCGTCTCCTTCCTCCTTCTCTAATTACTCACACTGATCTCGCCTGCTCGCGCGCCGGATCCGGCTAACGGGACCCCCTGCAACCGCAACACTCACCGCGTGCGAGGCCGCCGaggcgcccgtcgccgccgcgctCGAGCTGCTCACGGCGCAGCGACTGGGAGCATGCGGGCGTCAGGCGAGCTGCTCACGGCGCAGCGACTGCGAGCATGCGGGCGTCAGGCGAGCTGCTACGGCACGGTGCGGCGGAGGGCGAGTGTGCCGGCGCGATGGACGTGGGGCTAGCTACGACGCTAgtgatgttgggaaacgtagcagaaattcaaaattttcctatgtgtcaccaagatctatctatggagaaactagcaacgagggaaggagagtgcatctacatacccttgtagatcgctaagcggaagcgttcaagagaacggagttgaaggagtcgtactcgtcgtgattcaaatcaccggagatcctagtgccgaacggacgacacctccgcgttcaacacacgtacagcccggtgacgtctcccacgccttgatccagcaaggagagagggagaggttgaggaagactccatccagcagcagcacaacggcgtggtggtgatggaggagcgtggcaatcctgcagggcttcgccaagcactactcaggaggaggtggagttggagagggggagggctgcgccaggggcaagggtgaagctcccatgcgcctccccactatatataggggtggaggggctggtttcttgccctccaagtccattggggcattggcaaaggtgggaggaaagaaatcacatcatttccttccccaccgattgttatcccccctttttagggatcttgatcttatcccttcgggatatgatcttattccttctaaggggggatcttggtgcgccttgactaggggtgtggggccttgcccccactacccacgttcatgtgggtccccccatgcaggtgggccccactccggaaccttctagaaccttcccggtacaataccgaaaaatcccgaacattttccggtggccaaaataggacttcccatatataaatctttacctccggaccattccggaactcctcgtgacgtccgggatctcatccgggactccgaacaacattcggtaaccacatacaaacttcctttataaccctagcatcatcgaaccttaagtgtgtagaccctacgggttcgggagacatgcagacatgaccgagacgttctccggtcaataaccaacagcgggatctggatacccatgttggctcccacatgttccacgatgatctcatcggatgaaccacgatgtcgaggattcaatcaatcccgtattcaattccctttgtctaacggtattgtacttgcccgagattcgatcgtctgtataccgataccttgttcaatctcgttaccgacaagtctctttactcgttccgtaacacatcatcccgtgatcaactccttgatcacattgtgcacattatgatgatgtcctaccgagtgggcccagagatacctctccgtttacacggagtgacaaatcccagtcttgattcgtgccaacccaataaacactttcggagatacctgtagtgcacctttatagccacccagttacgttgtgacgtttggtacacccaaagcattcctacggtatccgggagttacacaatctcatggtctaaggaaaagatacttgacattagaaaagctttagcatacgaactacgatctttgtgctaggcttaggattgggtcttgtccatcacatcattctcctaatgatgtgatcccgttatcaatgacatccaatgtccatggtcaggaaaccgtaaccatctattgatcaacgagctagtcaactagaggcttactagggacatggtgttgtctatgtatccacacatgtatctgagtttcctatcaatacaattatagcatggataataaacgattatcatgaacagggaaatataataataactaagttattattgcctctagggcatatttccaacagtctcccacttgcactagagtcaataatctagttcacatcgtgatGTGATTAAcgctgataggtcacatcgccatgtgaccaacatccaaagagtttactagtgtctgtaaactagttcacatcatcatgtgattaagactcaatgagttctcaggtttgatcatgttttgcttgtgagagaggtttttagtcaacgggtctgaacctttcagatccgtgtgtgctttgcaaatttctaggtcatattgtaaacgctgcttccacgctccacttggatctattccaaatggttgctcctctatacgtatccggtttgctactcagagtcactcggataggtgttaaagcttgcatcgacgtaaccctttacgcaaactctttatcacctccataatcgagaaacatgtccttattcctctaaggataattttgaccgctatctggtgatccactccttgatcacctttgtactctcttgccagatatgtagcaaggcacacatcaggtgcggtacacaccatagcatactgtagagcctacgtctatagcataggggacgaccttcgtcctttctctcttttctgccgtggtcgagctttaagtcttaacttcataccttacaactcagccaagaactccttctttgactgatccatcttgaacaccttcaagatcatgtcaaggtatatgctcatttgaaagtattattaagcatttttgatctatccttatagatctcgatgctcaatgttcaagtagcttaatccaggttttctattgaaaaacatctttcaaataaccctatatgctttctagaaattctacatcatttctgatcaacaatatgtcaacaacatatacttatcagaaattctatagcgctcccactcacttctttggaaatacaagtttctcataaactttatataaacccaaaatcgttgatcatctcatc from Triticum aestivum cultivar Chinese Spring chromosome 3B, IWGSC CS RefSeq v2.1, whole genome shotgun sequence includes these protein-coding regions:
- the LOC123072897 gene encoding uncharacterized protein, whose translation is MECNKDEALRAKQIAERKFESKDLQGAKKFALKAKSLFPDLEGIMQMIITFDVYLTSELKVAGENDYYSILSVDKSADDETVKKQYRKMALLLHPDKNKSVGAEGAFQLVKEAWTVLSDKTKRLLYDQKRKVVVLQQKTAQSNRTSATQGATNGFQNFAAKSPAFKPRANKPKTGSTTSAARQRPPPPPQRPPPHHQAPAPAPPPAMKDTFWTSCNKCKMNFEYLRVYINHTLLCPSCRDPFLAKEVPVPPTEDVHAVRGSNISGAPQDASTGRKFQWGPFSRAAGAASATASSSAAAQAANMVHQTYEKVKREREEAQAVARREEAFQRKHNPLKRQADVSMCDTAFGKKMRTDAGVGSSIPSGPWAQFARMPVGTIPFSTNNAFEFQIVNGVPTWKPRPVTRLSVTKIFSKSDLKRILIDKMKSDLKEKLSEIRSRPIQVTVDGPASKKYVEVSKATVDSTAKKDVCVDPEENGSANSNGSTDSTAAGNEDEDPMSYTVPDPDFHDFDKDRTEECFQSDQIWASYDDDDGMPRFYTFIQKVISLNPFKVKISYLESKTNSEFGPLSWVSSGFAKTCGDFRIAKHEICDVVNMFSHQIKWEKGPRGVVKVYPREGDIWALYRNWSPEWDGDTPDNVLHVYDLVEVLDDYDEDHGISVIPLVKVTGFRTVFQRHQNRNVIKRIPKEEMFRFSHQVPFYRLSGEEAPNVPKGSYEVDPAAIPKELLQGITETAEEAEGTSKSS